Part of the Candidatus Aminicenantes bacterium genome is shown below.
GTACGGATTGGGTAGCATGCTGTACTCCAAGCGCACGGCCACGGGCGCCTGGCAATATGAAGGTGCGTTGAACAATCACTTTCGCTACAAGCAGTGGGGGGACATCCGCACCGACGATTTCAACAACTTCTACGCCCTGTTCCAGGAGGGGCCGGCGGTTATCGAAGAAAGCCTGTACGACAACCGTGGCTACTATCGCAACACCCGCCTGATGATCGTCATCGGCGACGGTGACGGCAACCGCGACCCCGCTGAACTGCTGTGGCAGAAAAACCATTCCTACATCCACAGCCCGGTGGCGGCACCGGACAACAACGGTGGCGTCCACATCGTCTGGTTTGACGCAGGCGTCGGCTTCCAACCCAATGATAGCCTATACGAATGGATGGACTGGGGTCCGATCTACTACATTAAAACCGCTGCCGGCCCGGGAGCAGCCATACAAGTGCTTTCCCCGAACGGCGGCGAAGTATATATATCCGGTGATACAGAGACCATCACCTGGAACGCTTCAGACTCCATCGCCAACGTACACATAGAAGTATCTGGTGACAATGGTCAGACCTGGTACGACGTGGTGGCATCAACAGAAAATGACGGCGCCTACGAAGTAATTGTGCCGGAATTATCTTCAACAGATTGTCTGGTGCGGATCAGCGACGCCAGTGACGGGGAACCGTCGGACACCAGCGATGCCGCCTTTTCCGTTTACCTCGCCGGAAGCATTCCCTCCCTGACGGTGGATCATGATTCGCTTAATTTCGGCAGCGTGAATGGACTAACAACGCAATCCCAGCAAGTGCTCATTTCCAATACGGGTGGCGGTAACATGGACTGGACAGTTTCCAGTGACAGCAATTGGTTGAGCAGTACGCCCACCGCGGGCAACAACACCGGCGTCATCACCATCAGCGTTACGCCCTCCGGTCTGACCGCGGGTACATATACCGGCATCTTGACCATCGACGCCGGCCTGGCCTCCAATTCGCCCCTGAATATCAACGTAACCTTGCAAGTGCACGGCTCTGGAGCAACATACTCTCCATTTGGAAGTTTTGATATTCCAGTGCAAAACTCCGATGTCATCGGAAGTATCCCGGTATCGGGTTGGGTTTTGGATGACATTGAAGTAGAAAAAGTTAGCATCTGGCGTGATCCGGTGGATGGAGAGCCCCCATCTCCAAATGGGTATGTCTATATCGGTCAGGGAGTTTTTGTTGAGGGCGCCAGGCCGGATGTGGAAACATTGTACCCGGAGTATCCATTAAATTACCGTGCCGGTTGGGGCTACATGCTGTTAACCAATCATTTACCCAATGGGGGCAATGGGAGTTACCTGCTTCACGCTTTGGCTACTGACAAGGAAGGCAATACCACTCAATTGGGCACGAAAACGATCAACTGCGACAACGCAAATTCAGAACTGCCTTTTGGTGCCATTGACACTCCCGATCAAGGTGGTGAAGCAAGTGGATCTGGATTTATCAACTTTGGTTGGGTGTTGACACCCCAACCCAACATGATCCCCATAGACGGTTCTACGATAACGGTGTGGCTTGACGGATTTCCACTTGAAGGTCATGTGAATTACAACCACTACCGCGAAGATATCGCAAACATCTTTCCTGGATATGCCAACACAGAAGGAGCGGTGGGATATTACATTATTGATACGACAGAGTACGAAAACGGTTTACATAATATCGCCTGGAGCGTGACAGACAATGCCGATAACGTTGCTGGAATTGGGTCCCGCTACTTCATGGTGGTGAATACTTCCCCACCTGACACGGCATCAACAGCAACCCTCTCTCAAAATCCAAGTCAACCTAGCCTGGAACAATTGAATGCAATGTTGCCGGATGCATCGCCCGTAATTGTGAAGCATGCTTTGAATCCGCATGCACAGGCCCAACGGATCCATCCTTATGGAACCAAGGCCGAAATCCGTATCAGTACGGGTATAGCAGAAGGCCTTGTCGTTGACCTCAATTCGGATCAACGCCCCAAAGCCAGCTTTACCGGCTTTATGCAAGTGGGCGACCAGTTGCGATCACTACCCATTGGTTCCACTATGGATGCGGAAAACAGCATATTTTACTGGCACCCGGGACCGGGTTTTCTGGGAGATTACGACCTGGTATTTGTGGACCTTGATCGGGGCTTGCGCAAACGGGTTCGGATTACCATTCTTGCCAAAACCACTTCCCGCCGTAACGTTGATTCTTAGTAACCCGCCTGCCCATCCCACACAACGGGGGGGGTGGACAGTTGCGACAAACGCATTGTTCCGTCAGCAGAAAGATTAGGCTATCCATTAAAATCCAAAACTTTATGCGCATACACCCGTATGCATGTTTTTGAGGGAGGATTGGGCCCATGATTGAGGTAGAAAAACTCAGCAAACGGTTTCGCTTGACCAAAAAACAAAAACGGGAAATGGGTGTAGACGGCGACTCATCTTACATCTGGCCCGTCAAGGAAATCAGTTTCACTTGCCGGCCGGGCCGCGTGTTTACCCTTCTGGGGCCAAATGGAGCCGGCAAAACCACCACCCTGCGACTGATTGCCACCATGCTGAAACCAACGGAAGGGGCGATCCGCGTGGCCGGACATGACACCCAGCGGGAACCCCGCCGGGTACGCGCCTGCATCGGCTTCCTGACGGGGACGACCGGCCTCTACGGCCGCCTGACCCCCGACGAGATCGTGCGCTACTATGCCGACTTGAACGATATCGACCGCGAGACCTTCGACAAGAACCGCAAACGCCTGTTTGACATGCTCGACATTCATCCCTTCGCCGGTCGCCGCATCGCCAAGCTCTCCACCGGTATGCGGCAGAAAGTTTCAATCGCGCGTACCATGATTCATGATCCCGAAGTGGTGGTTTTCGACGAACCCACCACCGGCCTGGATGTGATTACCGCCCGGGCCATTATCGAGTTGATCCGGCGCTGCCGCGAAGACGGCAAAACCGTGATCTTTTCCACCCACATCATGGGCGAGGTCAACCTTTTGAGCGATGACCTGGCCATTATCCACGAAGGCCGGCTGCTCTTTAACGGTCCTTTCAAGGATTTCCGTGACCAGTGCCAGGCCCGCACCATTGAAGATGAATTCATCCGCCTGGTCCAGGAGGCCTGACATGAAAAAGACGGCAATTATTTTCCGCAAGGAACTGAAAGACACCCTGCGCGACCATCGCACCCTGGTGGTGATGATCCTGATTCCCCTGTTGCTCTTTCCCGTACTTATATCTATTTCCACTCACATCATGATGCGGCAGCACAAAGAAGCCGAAGTCAAGGAACTGAAACTGGCCCTTGTACTCAACGGCAACGCGGCCGGTTTCCTCGATGTATTGAAAAACCATGACAAGGTGAGCGTGATCTCCGATATCCCGGAAGATCGTTTTTCCACCGCCATTCGCGAAGAAAAAATCGATTTCGGCCTGGCATTCGCCGCTGATTTCGACCGCGTGGTCGCTTCCCGCGCACCGGGAACCATCCGCTTCTACCTGAAATCTTCCCAGGAAACGGACCTGACTTCCCGGCGGATCCGTTCCATTCTCGACGAATACAAGGAGCAACTGCTTTCAACCCGGCTGAAAGAGATGAATCTGGACCGCCGGGTGTTCGAAGTGGTCACCGTGGACAAACACGACATCGTGACCGTCAAGGAGCGCATCGGCGAAGCAATCGGCGGCTTCCTGCCCTATATTTTCGTAATCTTCTGTTTCATCGGCGCCATGTATCCCGCCATT
Proteins encoded:
- a CDS encoding ATP-binding cassette domain-containing protein — encoded protein: MIEVEKLSKRFRLTKKQKREMGVDGDSSYIWPVKEISFTCRPGRVFTLLGPNGAGKTTTLRLIATMLKPTEGAIRVAGHDTQREPRRVRACIGFLTGTTGLYGRLTPDEIVRYYADLNDIDRETFDKNRKRLFDMLDIHPFAGRRIAKLSTGMRQKVSIARTMIHDPEVVVFDEPTTGLDVITARAIIELIRRCREDGKTVIFSTHIMGEVNLLSDDLAIIHEGRLLFNGPFKDFRDQCQARTIEDEFIRLVQEA
- a CDS encoding ABC transporter permease encodes the protein MTWPLSTKAGCSLTVLSRISVTSARPAPLKMNSSAWSRRPDMKKTAIIFRKELKDTLRDHRTLVVMILIPLLLFPVLISISTHIMMRQHKEAEVKELKLALVLNGNAAGFLDVLKNHDKVSVISDIPEDRFSTAIREEKIDFGLAFAADFDRVVASRAPGTIRFYLKSSQETDLTSRRIRSILDEYKEQLLSTRLKEMNLDRRVFEVVTVDKHDIVTVKERIGEAIGGFLPYIFVIFCFIGAMYPAIDLAAGEKERGTIETLLATPATRLEIVLGKFSLVFLTGLISAAMSILGLYIALQYTTGIPEDLLSSLVKIIDIRSILLVFSLLIPLCTFFAAILLSISIFAHTFKEAQNIMTPMNILVIVPVFIGLFPGFKLNSVTALIPVLNVSLATREIIAGSIQPLLLLEVFLSLTIFAVISLVFCAHWFQKESVIFRTG